In Lycium ferocissimum isolate CSIRO_LF1 chromosome 11, AGI_CSIRO_Lferr_CH_V1, whole genome shotgun sequence, a single genomic region encodes these proteins:
- the LOC132036802 gene encoding small ubiquitin-related modifier 1-like — protein MSGVTQQEEDKKPADQAGHINLKVKSQDGNEVFFRIKRSTQLKKLMNAYCDRQSVDFNSIAFLFDGRRLRLEQTPDELEMEDGDEIDAMLHQTGGYLG, from the exons atgtcaGGAGTCACTCAACAAGAAGAAGACAAGAAGCCCGCTGATCAGGCTGGTCACATAAACCTCAAAGTCAAGAGCCAg GACGGAAATGAGGTGTTTTTCAGGATTAAGAGAAGCACGCAGCTGAAGAAGCTCATGAACGCTTACTGTGATAGGCAGTCTGTGGACTTCAACTCTATTGCATTCCTGTTTGACGGACGTCGCCTCAGGCTCGAGCAGACTCCTGATGAG CTTGAGATGGAGGATGGAGATGAAATCGATGCTATGCTGCATCAGACTGGTGGATATTTGGGTTAG
- the LOC132037216 gene encoding endoglucanase 11-like isoform X2, translating into MEALKNQCKASRKIWFLQQWISLAFTFAFVIPLIQSLDYSEALSKSLLYFEAQRSGRLPYNQRAIWRHHSGLTDGLDQGVDLVGGYYDAGDNVKFQLPMAFTITMLSWSVIEYGEDIAAAGEYKYALEAIKWGTDYFVKAHTHPHVLWVQVGEGDTDHYCWQRPEDMTTSRRAYKIDEAHPGSDVAGETAAALAAASILFRRTNPHYSHLLLVHAEQLFEFGDKFRGKYDASVGAAKGYYPSLSGYKDELLWAAMWLYKATDKSYYLTYALQNAQSFGGTTWAISEFSWDIKYAGLQLLASKNNKTNVHRTPGGLLYIRQWNNMQYVSNAAFLLMVYSDHLRETNQMARCERRLVGPEEIFAFAKSQVDYILGLNPRGMSYLVGYGPKYPRRVHHRGASVDSYKKRKSFISCTQGYDNWFGRKNPNPNTLIGALVGGPDNKDRFNDHRRNYMQTEACTYNTAPLVGLFAKLHGLERGTDIEDSQLFYARK; encoded by the exons ATGGAAGCTTTAAAAAATCAGTGCAAAGCTTCAAGAAAAATATGGTTTCTTCAACAATGGATATCACTAGCTTTTACATTTGCATTTGTTATTCCACTCATTCAATCATTAGATTACTCAGAAGCACTCTCTAAAAGTCTCCTTTATTTCGAAGCTCAACGCTCTGGTCGTTTGCCATACAATCAAAGAGCCATTTGGCGTCACCATTCCGGCCTCACTGACGGCCTCGATCAAGGG GTGGATTTGGTGGGAGGTTATTATGACGCCGGCGACAATGTTAAGTTTCAACTTCCGATGGCTTTCACAATAACGATGCTTTCATGGAGTGTCATTGAATACGGCGAAGATATAGCAGCCGCAGGCGAGTATAAGTACGCGCTAGAGGCCATCAAATGGGGCACTGATTATTTCGTCAAAGCCCACACTCATCCTCACGTCCTCTGGGTTCAG GTAGGTGAGGGAGACACAGATCATTATTGTTGGCAAAGGCCGGAGGACATGACCACATCTCGTCGAGCTTACAAGATCGACGAGGCTCACCCGGGGTCGGATGTGGCCGGAGAGACAGCAGCCGCCTTGGCGGCGGCGTCAATTTTGTTTAGGAGAACAAATCCACATTATTCTCACCTTCTCCTGGTCCATGCAGAACAG TTGTTTGAGTTTGGTGACAAGTTTAGAGGGAAATATGATGCAAGTGTAGGAGCAGCCAAAGGTTACTATCCATCGTTGAGTGGTTACAAAGATGAGTTGTTATGGGCAGCTATGTGGCTCTACAAGGCCACCGACAAGTCCTATTATTTAACTTATGCATTACAAAATGCTCAATCTTTTGGCGGTACGACTTGGGCCATCTCCGAATTCAGTTGGGACATCAAATACGCTGGCCTCCAGCTACTTGCCTCTAAG AACAATAAAACTAATGTACATCGCACCCCAGGGGGTCTCCTGTACATCCGCCAATGGAACAACATGCAATACGTCTCAAATGCAGCATTTCTCCTCATGGTCTATTCCGATCATCTCAGGGAAACCAATCAGATGGCTAGATGTGAACGTCGTTTGGTGGGCCCCGAAGAAATCTTCGCATTTGCAAAATCACAG GTTGACTATATCTTGGGTTTGAACCCGAGAGGCATGAGCTACTTGGTTGGTTACGGACCTAAGTATCCCCGAAGGGTGCACCATAGGGGTGCATCGGTTGACTCGTACAAGAAGCGCAAGAGCTTCATCAGTTGTACCCAAGGCTATGACAATTGGTTCGGACGCAAGAACCCGAACCCGAATACTCTAATCGGGGCACTTGTTGGTGGGCCGGATAACAAGGACCGGTTCAATGATCATAGGAGGAATTACATGCAAACAGAAGCTTGTACTTATAACACAGCCCCTCTTGTTGGATTATTTGCAAAATTGCATGGGCTAGAAAGAGGCACCGACATTGAAGATTCACAATTGTTTTATGCTCGTAAATAG
- the LOC132037216 gene encoding endoglucanase 11-like isoform X1: protein MEALKNQCKASRKIWFLQQWISLAFTFAFVIPLIQSLDYSEALSKSLLYFEAQRSGRLPYNQRAIWRHHSGLTDGLDQGVDLVGGYYDAGDNVKFQLPMAFTITMLSWSVIEYGEDIAAAGEYKYALEAIKWGTDYFVKAHTHPHVLWVQVGEGDTDHYCWQRPEDMTTSRRAYKIDEAHPGSDVAGETAAALAAASILFRRTNPHYSHLLLVHAEQLFEFGDKFRGKYDASVGAAKGYYPSLSGYKDELLWAAMWLYKATDKSYYLTYALQNAQSFGGTTWAISEFSWDIKYAGLQLLASKLPGQGKGEKEHNKILQEYRSKAEHYVCACMNQNNKTNVHRTPGGLLYIRQWNNMQYVSNAAFLLMVYSDHLRETNQMARCERRLVGPEEIFAFAKSQVDYILGLNPRGMSYLVGYGPKYPRRVHHRGASVDSYKKRKSFISCTQGYDNWFGRKNPNPNTLIGALVGGPDNKDRFNDHRRNYMQTEACTYNTAPLVGLFAKLHGLERGTDIEDSQLFYARK from the exons ATGGAAGCTTTAAAAAATCAGTGCAAAGCTTCAAGAAAAATATGGTTTCTTCAACAATGGATATCACTAGCTTTTACATTTGCATTTGTTATTCCACTCATTCAATCATTAGATTACTCAGAAGCACTCTCTAAAAGTCTCCTTTATTTCGAAGCTCAACGCTCTGGTCGTTTGCCATACAATCAAAGAGCCATTTGGCGTCACCATTCCGGCCTCACTGACGGCCTCGATCAAGGG GTGGATTTGGTGGGAGGTTATTATGACGCCGGCGACAATGTTAAGTTTCAACTTCCGATGGCTTTCACAATAACGATGCTTTCATGGAGTGTCATTGAATACGGCGAAGATATAGCAGCCGCAGGCGAGTATAAGTACGCGCTAGAGGCCATCAAATGGGGCACTGATTATTTCGTCAAAGCCCACACTCATCCTCACGTCCTCTGGGTTCAG GTAGGTGAGGGAGACACAGATCATTATTGTTGGCAAAGGCCGGAGGACATGACCACATCTCGTCGAGCTTACAAGATCGACGAGGCTCACCCGGGGTCGGATGTGGCCGGAGAGACAGCAGCCGCCTTGGCGGCGGCGTCAATTTTGTTTAGGAGAACAAATCCACATTATTCTCACCTTCTCCTGGTCCATGCAGAACAG TTGTTTGAGTTTGGTGACAAGTTTAGAGGGAAATATGATGCAAGTGTAGGAGCAGCCAAAGGTTACTATCCATCGTTGAGTGGTTACAAAGATGAGTTGTTATGGGCAGCTATGTGGCTCTACAAGGCCACCGACAAGTCCTATTATTTAACTTATGCATTACAAAATGCTCAATCTTTTGGCGGTACGACTTGGGCCATCTCCGAATTCAGTTGGGACATCAAATACGCTGGCCTCCAGCTACTTGCCTCTAAG ttgcCAGGACAAGGGAAGGGAGAAAAAGAACACAACAAAATTCTCCAAGAATATCGTTCGAAAGCTGAACACTATGTTTGTGCATGTATGAACCAGAACAATAAAACTAATGTACATCGCACCCCAGGGGGTCTCCTGTACATCCGCCAATGGAACAACATGCAATACGTCTCAAATGCAGCATTTCTCCTCATGGTCTATTCCGATCATCTCAGGGAAACCAATCAGATGGCTAGATGTGAACGTCGTTTGGTGGGCCCCGAAGAAATCTTCGCATTTGCAAAATCACAG GTTGACTATATCTTGGGTTTGAACCCGAGAGGCATGAGCTACTTGGTTGGTTACGGACCTAAGTATCCCCGAAGGGTGCACCATAGGGGTGCATCGGTTGACTCGTACAAGAAGCGCAAGAGCTTCATCAGTTGTACCCAAGGCTATGACAATTGGTTCGGACGCAAGAACCCGAACCCGAATACTCTAATCGGGGCACTTGTTGGTGGGCCGGATAACAAGGACCGGTTCAATGATCATAGGAGGAATTACATGCAAACAGAAGCTTGTACTTATAACACAGCCCCTCTTGTTGGATTATTTGCAAAATTGCATGGGCTAGAAAGAGGCACCGACATTGAAGATTCACAATTGTTTTATGCTCGTAAATAG